A single genomic interval of Corvus hawaiiensis isolate bCorHaw1 chromosome 5, bCorHaw1.pri.cur, whole genome shotgun sequence harbors:
- the SPCS3 gene encoding signal peptidase complex subunit 3, producing the protein MNTVLSRANSLFAFSLSVMAALTFGCFITTAFKERSVPVRIAVSRVTLKNVEDFTGPRERSDLGFVTFDITADLQSIFDWNVKQLFLYLSAEYSTKNNALNQVVLWDKIMLRGDNPRLSLKDMKSKYFFFDDGNGLKGNRNITLTLSWNVVPNAGILPLVTGSGHVSVPFPDTYETTKSY; encoded by the exons ATGAACACGGTGCTGTCCCGGGCCAACTCGCTCTTCGCCTTCTCGCTGAGCGTGATGGCGGCGCTCACCTTCGGCTGCTTCATCACCACCGCCTTCAAGGAGCGCAGTGTGCCCGTCCGCATCGCCGTCTCCCGGGTCACGCT AAAAAATGTAGAAGATTTCACTGGACCCAGAGAACGAAGTGACCTGGGATTTGTCACATTTGACATTACTGCAG ATCTGCAGAGTATATTTGACTGGAATGTTAAACAATTGTTTCTATATTTGTCTGCAGAATATTCAACGAAAAACAAC GCCCTAAATCAGGTGGTCCTTTGGGACAAGATCATGTTGAGAGGAGATAACCCAAGGCTGTCCTTAAAAGACATGAAGTCAAAGTACTTTTTCTTTGATGATGGAAATGGTCTCAA GGGAAACAGGAATATCACCTTGACTCTCTCCTGGAATGTTGTACCAAATGCTGGCATTCTACCTCTTGTAACAGGATCAGGACATGTGTCTGTACCTTTCCCAGATACCTATGAAACAACAAAAAGTTATTAA